One Massilia sp. 9096 genomic window carries:
- a CDS encoding peptide MFS transporter, whose protein sequence is MKNEIPPLPYTQTRSFLTVSLVELWERFGYYGMQALIVYYMVERLGFEDSRANLVWSAAAALIYVAPAIGGWVGDKVLGTKRSMAIGAMILTIGYALMAAPTENTWFLFSALGVVVVGNGLFKPNAATLVRKIYEGDDSKIDSAFTLYYMAVNVGSTVSMLATPWIKDAVNASTGSQLGWHAAFGVCSVGLVVGLFSVLLMRATIAHVGSLPDERPLEVGKLAAVLGGGALMVVASAFILEYQALARAFVYAAGLVVLGIFIHLIRKSQPSERAGLSAALVLTLQTVFFFIFYQQMSTSLSLFALRNVDLDFSVFGAHLWTWSPAQFQALNAIWIMVLSPVLAWVYTAAGRSGRDLSIAAKFALGFFSVALGFFAYGVAGRFAVNGLTSSWIMIIGYGLYSLGELLVSGLGLAMVARYVPSRMSGFMVGAYYVAVGISQYLGGLVANLASVPKDVVDPVQTLPIYASLFNKLGLGAVACTAIALAVLPLVRRLTATHNAHH, encoded by the coding sequence ATGAAAAACGAAATTCCACCCCTACCCTACACCCAAACCCGTTCCTTCCTGACCGTATCCCTGGTCGAACTGTGGGAACGCTTCGGCTACTACGGCATGCAGGCGCTGATCGTGTACTACATGGTCGAACGGCTCGGCTTCGAAGACAGCCGCGCCAACCTGGTCTGGAGCGCGGCCGCCGCGCTGATCTACGTCGCCCCCGCGATCGGCGGCTGGGTCGGCGACAAGGTGCTGGGCACCAAGCGCTCGATGGCGATCGGCGCGATGATCCTGACCATCGGCTACGCGCTGATGGCGGCGCCGACCGAGAACACCTGGTTCCTGTTCAGCGCCCTCGGCGTGGTGGTGGTCGGCAACGGCCTGTTCAAGCCGAATGCGGCGACCCTGGTCCGCAAGATCTACGAAGGCGATGACTCCAAGATCGACAGCGCCTTCACGCTGTACTACATGGCCGTCAACGTCGGCTCGACCGTGTCGATGCTGGCCACGCCCTGGATCAAGGACGCCGTCAACGCCTCGACCGGCAGCCAGCTCGGCTGGCATGCCGCCTTCGGCGTGTGCAGCGTCGGCCTGGTGGTCGGCCTGTTCAGCGTGCTGCTGATGCGCGCCACCATCGCCCACGTCGGCAGCCTGCCGGACGAGCGTCCGCTCGAGGTCGGCAAACTGGCCGCGGTGCTGGGCGGCGGCGCGCTGATGGTCGTTGCCTCGGCCTTCATCCTGGAATACCAGGCGCTGGCGCGCGCCTTCGTCTATGCGGCCGGCCTGGTCGTGCTGGGCATCTTCATCCACCTGATCCGCAAGAGCCAGCCGAGCGAGCGCGCCGGCCTGTCGGCGGCGCTGGTGCTGACGCTGCAGACGGTGTTCTTCTTCATCTTCTACCAGCAGATGTCGACATCCCTGTCGCTGTTCGCGCTGCGTAACGTCGACCTCGACTTCAGCGTCTTCGGCGCCCACCTGTGGACCTGGTCGCCGGCCCAGTTCCAGGCGCTCAACGCGATCTGGATCATGGTGCTCTCGCCGGTGCTGGCCTGGGTCTACACCGCCGCCGGCCGCTCGGGCCGCGACCTGTCGATCGCCGCCAAGTTCGCACTCGGCTTCTTCTCGGTGGCGCTCGGTTTCTTCGCCTACGGCGTGGCCGGCCGCTTCGCCGTCAACGGCCTGACCTCGTCCTGGATCATGATCATCGGCTACGGCCTGTATTCGCTGGGCGAGCTGCTGGTCTCGGGCCTGGGCCTGGCGATGGTGGCGCGCTACGTGCCCTCGCGCATGAGCGGCTTCATGGTCGGCGCCTACTACGTCGCGGTCGGCATCTCGCAGTACCTGGGCGGCCTGGTGGCCAACCTGGCCAGCGTGCCGAAGGACGTGGTCGACCCGGTCCAGACCCTGCCGATCTACGCCAGCCTGTTCAACAAGCTGGGCCTGGGCGCCGTGGCCTGCACCGCGATCGCGCTGGCCGTGCTGCCGCTGGTGCGGCGTCTGACCGCGACGCATAATGCACATCACTGA